Proteins encoded in a region of the Ornithodoros turicata isolate Travis chromosome 3, ASM3712646v1, whole genome shotgun sequence genome:
- the LOC135387795 gene encoding protein TFG-like isoform X2, which yields MNTYSSANEDSTYPQLDLSGKLIIKAQLGDDIRRIPIHNEDITYDELILMMQRVFRGKLESNDEVTVKYKDEDGDLITIFDSSDLSFAIQCSRILKLAVFVNHQPAPLEPDQVKHMRKELQQVRDTVNRLLDSLESRSSSESDGGVSTAPSSKPPNAVAPKEFDPLASKQASGDDSTPQSKAKPHGNEENGRVGTPDSISSLDSAAGQQKLHQQVHLQQQLHQQQVSHPQQVPQPQQVPQPQQVQHPQQVQQPQQVQQPQQIQQPQQQGHYQHPGQPQGVAYPPQQHPQPPYQGQGLPQQPQGQAGYTGLPAANRVPQTGPYGQYPPSSVAPGTQSRGQYPPGQVPPSGQQQASQVAGYSVAPSGQPFPGFSPSPSATAFSASPTPTSAGNPYARGGALATSYPRPNPVYPQYPQ from the exons ATGAACACTTATTCGTCAGCGAACGAAGATTCAACATATCCGCAGCTCGATCTGAGCGGAAAACTCATAATAAAAGCCCAGCTTGGAGATGATATTCGACGAATTCCTATTCACAATGAAGATATCACGTATGACGAACTCATCCTTATGATGCAGAGAGTATTTCGAGGGAAATTGGAGAGCAACGATGAAGTGACGGTCAAGTACAAAGATGAAG ATGGAGACCTGATAACCATCTTCGACAGCTCTGATTTGTCATTTGCAATCCAGTGCAGTAGGATATTAAAACTAGCGGTTTTTG TTAATCACCAGCCAGCACCGTTAGAACCGGACCAAGTAAAGCATATGCGGAAAGAACTGCAGCAGGTTCGAGACACAGTGAACCGGCTTCTTGACAGTCTAGAGTCACGTTCCTCTTCAGAGAGTG ATGGTGGTGTCTCTACAGCTCCGTCGTCGAAGCCACCCAACGCAGTTGCACCTAAAGAATTTGATCCCCTCGCCTCCAAGCAAGCCTCTGGCGATGATTCCACACCACAGAGCAAAGCCAAGCCACATGGCAATGAAG AAAATGGCAGAGTGGGCACTCCAGACAGCATCTCTAGCTTAGACTCTGCAGCTGGGCAGCAAAAGTTGCACCAGCAGGTTCACCTACAGCAGCAACTACATCAGCAACAGGTCTCACATCCGCAGCAGGTCCCACAGCCCCAGCAGGTCCCACAGCCGCAGCAGGTCCAACATCCGCAGCAGGTCCAACAGCCGCAACAGGTCCAACAGCCACAGCAGATCCAACAGCCGCAGCAGCAGGGTCATTATCAGCACCCTGGGCAGCCCCAAGGAGTGGCTTATCCTCCGCAGCAGCATCCTCAGCCACCGTACCAGGGACAGG GTCTTCCACAGCAGCCTCAGGGTCAGGCTGGCTACACTGGTCTGCCTGCAGCTAACAGAGTGCCCCAGACAGGTCCATATGGACAGTATCCACCTTCCTCAGTAGCACCAGG TACCCAGAGCCGCGGACAGTATCCACCAGGCCAGGTTCCTCCCAGTGGCCAACAGCAGGCTAGCCAGGTGGCTGGTTACTCCGTGGCTCCCAGCGGGCAACCTTTCCCTGGTTTCAGCCCTTCTCCGAGTGCAACGGCGTTCTCCGCTAGTCCCACACCTACATCTGCTGGCAACCCGTACGCTAGGGGTGGGGCCCTGGCCACTTCCTATCCACGGCCCAATCCGGTTTACCCACAATATCCCCAGTAG
- the LOC135387795 gene encoding protein TFG-like isoform X3, with amino-acid sequence MNTYSSANEDSTYPQLDLSGKLIIKAQLGDDIRRIPIHNEDITYDELILMMQRVFRGKLESNDEVTVKYKDEDGDLITIFDSSDLSFAIQCSRILKLAVFVNHQPAPLEPDQVKHMRKELQQVRDTVNRLLDSLESRSSSESAPSSKPPNAVAPKEFDPLASKQASGDDSTPQSKAKPHGNEVENGRVGTPDSISSLDSAAGQQKLHQQVHLQQQLHQQQVSHPQQVPQPQQVPQPQQVQHPQQVQQPQQVQQPQQIQQPQQQGHYQHPGQPQGVAYPPQQHPQPPYQGQGLPQQPQGQAGYTGLPAANRVPQTGPYGQYPPSSVAPGTQSRGQYPPGQVPPSGQQQASQVAGYSVAPSGQPFPGFSPSPSATAFSASPTPTSAGNPYARGGALATSYPRPNPVYPQYPQ; translated from the exons ATGAACACTTATTCGTCAGCGAACGAAGATTCAACATATCCGCAGCTCGATCTGAGCGGAAAACTCATAATAAAAGCCCAGCTTGGAGATGATATTCGACGAATTCCTATTCACAATGAAGATATCACGTATGACGAACTCATCCTTATGATGCAGAGAGTATTTCGAGGGAAATTGGAGAGCAACGATGAAGTGACGGTCAAGTACAAAGATGAAG ATGGAGACCTGATAACCATCTTCGACAGCTCTGATTTGTCATTTGCAATCCAGTGCAGTAGGATATTAAAACTAGCGGTTTTTG TTAATCACCAGCCAGCACCGTTAGAACCGGACCAAGTAAAGCATATGCGGAAAGAACTGCAGCAGGTTCGAGACACAGTGAACCGGCTTCTTGACAGTCTAGAGTCACGTTCCTCTTCAGAGAGTG CTCCGTCGTCGAAGCCACCCAACGCAGTTGCACCTAAAGAATTTGATCCCCTCGCCTCCAAGCAAGCCTCTGGCGATGATTCCACACCACAGAGCAAAGCCAAGCCACATGGCAATGAAG TAGAAAATGGCAGAGTGGGCACTCCAGACAGCATCTCTAGCTTAGACTCTGCAGCTGGGCAGCAAAAGTTGCACCAGCAGGTTCACCTACAGCAGCAACTACATCAGCAACAGGTCTCACATCCGCAGCAGGTCCCACAGCCCCAGCAGGTCCCACAGCCGCAGCAGGTCCAACATCCGCAGCAGGTCCAACAGCCGCAACAGGTCCAACAGCCACAGCAGATCCAACAGCCGCAGCAGCAGGGTCATTATCAGCACCCTGGGCAGCCCCAAGGAGTGGCTTATCCTCCGCAGCAGCATCCTCAGCCACCGTACCAGGGACAGG GTCTTCCACAGCAGCCTCAGGGTCAGGCTGGCTACACTGGTCTGCCTGCAGCTAACAGAGTGCCCCAGACAGGTCCATATGGACAGTATCCACCTTCCTCAGTAGCACCAGG TACCCAGAGCCGCGGACAGTATCCACCAGGCCAGGTTCCTCCCAGTGGCCAACAGCAGGCTAGCCAGGTGGCTGGTTACTCCGTGGCTCCCAGCGGGCAACCTTTCCCTGGTTTCAGCCCTTCTCCGAGTGCAACGGCGTTCTCCGCTAGTCCCACACCTACATCTGCTGGCAACCCGTACGCTAGGGGTGGGGCCCTGGCCACTTCCTATCCACGGCCCAATCCGGTTTACCCACAATATCCCCAGTAG
- the LOC135387795 gene encoding protein TFG-like isoform X1: protein MNTYSSANEDSTYPQLDLSGKLIIKAQLGDDIRRIPIHNEDITYDELILMMQRVFRGKLESNDEVTVKYKDEDGDLITIFDSSDLSFAIQCSRILKLAVFVNHQPAPLEPDQVKHMRKELQQVRDTVNRLLDSLESRSSSESDGGVSTAPSSKPPNAVAPKEFDPLASKQASGDDSTPQSKAKPHGNEVENGRVGTPDSISSLDSAAGQQKLHQQVHLQQQLHQQQVSHPQQVPQPQQVPQPQQVQHPQQVQQPQQVQQPQQIQQPQQQGHYQHPGQPQGVAYPPQQHPQPPYQGQGLPQQPQGQAGYTGLPAANRVPQTGPYGQYPPSSVAPGTQSRGQYPPGQVPPSGQQQASQVAGYSVAPSGQPFPGFSPSPSATAFSASPTPTSAGNPYARGGALATSYPRPNPVYPQYPQ, encoded by the exons ATGAACACTTATTCGTCAGCGAACGAAGATTCAACATATCCGCAGCTCGATCTGAGCGGAAAACTCATAATAAAAGCCCAGCTTGGAGATGATATTCGACGAATTCCTATTCACAATGAAGATATCACGTATGACGAACTCATCCTTATGATGCAGAGAGTATTTCGAGGGAAATTGGAGAGCAACGATGAAGTGACGGTCAAGTACAAAGATGAAG ATGGAGACCTGATAACCATCTTCGACAGCTCTGATTTGTCATTTGCAATCCAGTGCAGTAGGATATTAAAACTAGCGGTTTTTG TTAATCACCAGCCAGCACCGTTAGAACCGGACCAAGTAAAGCATATGCGGAAAGAACTGCAGCAGGTTCGAGACACAGTGAACCGGCTTCTTGACAGTCTAGAGTCACGTTCCTCTTCAGAGAGTG ATGGTGGTGTCTCTACAGCTCCGTCGTCGAAGCCACCCAACGCAGTTGCACCTAAAGAATTTGATCCCCTCGCCTCCAAGCAAGCCTCTGGCGATGATTCCACACCACAGAGCAAAGCCAAGCCACATGGCAATGAAG TAGAAAATGGCAGAGTGGGCACTCCAGACAGCATCTCTAGCTTAGACTCTGCAGCTGGGCAGCAAAAGTTGCACCAGCAGGTTCACCTACAGCAGCAACTACATCAGCAACAGGTCTCACATCCGCAGCAGGTCCCACAGCCCCAGCAGGTCCCACAGCCGCAGCAGGTCCAACATCCGCAGCAGGTCCAACAGCCGCAACAGGTCCAACAGCCACAGCAGATCCAACAGCCGCAGCAGCAGGGTCATTATCAGCACCCTGGGCAGCCCCAAGGAGTGGCTTATCCTCCGCAGCAGCATCCTCAGCCACCGTACCAGGGACAGG GTCTTCCACAGCAGCCTCAGGGTCAGGCTGGCTACACTGGTCTGCCTGCAGCTAACAGAGTGCCCCAGACAGGTCCATATGGACAGTATCCACCTTCCTCAGTAGCACCAGG TACCCAGAGCCGCGGACAGTATCCACCAGGCCAGGTTCCTCCCAGTGGCCAACAGCAGGCTAGCCAGGTGGCTGGTTACTCCGTGGCTCCCAGCGGGCAACCTTTCCCTGGTTTCAGCCCTTCTCCGAGTGCAACGGCGTTCTCCGCTAGTCCCACACCTACATCTGCTGGCAACCCGTACGCTAGGGGTGGGGCCCTGGCCACTTCCTATCCACGGCCCAATCCGGTTTACCCACAATATCCCCAGTAG